Proteins co-encoded in one Desulfitobacterium hafniense DCB-2 genomic window:
- the trpS gene encoding tryptophan--tRNA ligase — MKGRIFSGMRPTGSLHIGHLSVIQNWAALQSEYQSYYGIVDQHALTTGYEDGLDFGVLIREIALDWLSVGIDPEQSAIFVQSHIKEHAELHLLLSMITPLSWLERVPTYKDQMQQLGKEGGKDISTYGFLGYPLLMAADILVYKADTVPVGEDQIPHVELCREIARRFNHLYGPVFPEPKALIGKVPLLPGVDGRKMSKSYNNTISLTASTAEIKERVQQMVTDPARLRKDDPGHPEVCIVYKFHEVYTPEVAEVEENCRGGKIGCVACKRHLAENLDKLLSPFRERRALWEEPGKVERVLEQGAEQARQVTQETMKEVRHVMGLR, encoded by the coding sequence GTGAAAGGTAGAATTTTCAGCGGCATGCGCCCTACGGGGAGCCTGCATATCGGGCATCTCAGTGTCATCCAGAATTGGGCCGCACTGCAATCGGAATATCAAAGCTATTATGGAATTGTGGATCAGCATGCTCTGACGACAGGTTATGAGGATGGTTTGGATTTTGGCGTACTTATCCGGGAGATTGCTCTGGATTGGCTGAGTGTGGGGATTGATCCGGAGCAGTCGGCGATTTTTGTTCAATCCCATATTAAGGAACATGCAGAACTGCATCTGCTTTTGTCCATGATTACCCCTCTATCCTGGCTGGAGCGGGTGCCGACCTATAAGGATCAAATGCAGCAGCTGGGCAAAGAAGGAGGCAAGGATATCTCAACCTATGGTTTCCTGGGCTATCCCCTCTTGATGGCTGCCGATATCTTGGTTTATAAGGCTGATACCGTACCGGTGGGAGAAGATCAAATCCCCCATGTCGAGCTGTGCCGCGAAATTGCCAGACGCTTTAATCACCTTTATGGTCCGGTTTTTCCTGAACCGAAAGCCCTGATCGGCAAAGTTCCCCTGTTGCCCGGTGTCGATGGACGTAAAATGAGTAAAAGCTATAATAATACCATCTCCTTAACCGCTTCCACAGCAGAGATCAAAGAAAGGGTTCAGCAGATGGTGACGGACCCGGCCCGTTTGCGCAAAGATGACCCGGGTCATCCTGAAGTTTGTATAGTCTATAAATTTCATGAGGTGTATACACCTGAAGTCGCCGAAGTTGAGGAAAACTGTCGCGGAGGCAAGATCGGCTGTGTGGCTTGTAAGCGTCATCTGGCCGAGAACCTTGATAAGCTGCTCAGTCCTTTCCGTGAGCGCCGTGCCCTTTGGGAAGAGCCTGGTAAGGTTGAGCGGGTTTTGGAGCAGGGGGCTGAACAAGCCCGCCAAGTTACTCAAGAAACTATGAAAGAAGTTCGTCACGTGATGGGGCTGAGATGA
- a CDS encoding site-2 protease family protein yields the protein MFNLTTIIANIPALLVGFAFHEYAHAWVADRLGDPTPRSQGRLTLNPFVHLDIFGTLMAVLYSFGWAKPVMTQPHYFKGNKERGRVLVSVAGPLANLLVAFIAMMLWVLTLAFLEDSSWTGTLSTIFMSLVIMNLGLGVFNILPIPPLDGFSILRGVVPGRYSKVLDTLETYGMFILVIILFTNFLGVILQPAVSGLYAFYRDTALFLLSPFIG from the coding sequence GTGTTCAACTTAACCACCATCATCGCCAACATACCTGCCTTACTTGTGGGGTTTGCTTTTCATGAATATGCCCACGCCTGGGTGGCTGATCGTTTAGGAGATCCGACTCCCCGCAGCCAGGGACGTTTAACTCTGAATCCCTTCGTCCACCTGGATATCTTTGGTACCCTGATGGCTGTACTTTATTCCTTTGGCTGGGCGAAGCCGGTCATGACCCAACCCCACTATTTCAAGGGGAATAAAGAGCGGGGGAGAGTACTGGTGTCGGTCGCCGGTCCTCTGGCCAATCTGTTGGTTGCTTTTATCGCCATGATGCTTTGGGTCTTAACCCTGGCCTTCCTGGAGGATTCATCCTGGACCGGCACACTATCCACAATATTCATGTCCCTGGTGATCATGAATTTGGGTCTTGGGGTGTTTAATATTCTGCCGATTCCGCCTTTAGATGGTTTTTCTATCTTAAGGGGGGTTGTTCCCGGGCGGTACAGCAAGGTTCTTGATACCCTGGAGACTTACGGCATGTTCATTCTGGTTATAATACTATTTACCAACTTTTTGGGAGTAATACTGCAGCCTGCAGTATCCGGCCTTTACGCTTTTTATCGTGATACCGCTTTGTTTTTGCTGTCGCCTTTTATCGGCTAA